In one window of Arachis ipaensis cultivar K30076 chromosome B06, Araip1.1, whole genome shotgun sequence DNA:
- the LOC107605378 gene encoding hydroxyproline O-galactosyltransferase HPGT2: protein MDTLPTTSSKSERRSGRSKAAQTSKSSLVMAFFSCVAWLYVAGRLWQDAENRNLLATLLKKNSAQRSKVITVEDKLMILGCKDLERRIVEAEMDLTLAKSQGFLKGQSQKSGSSDPKLLAVIGVYTGFGSKLRRNVARGSWMPRGDALKKLEERGVVIRFVIGRSANRGDSLDRNIDEENRSTKDFLILEGHEEAQEELPKKAKIFFSTAVQNWDADFYVKVDDSIDIDLEGLIDLLNRRRDQDGAYIGCMKSGEVISEEGKAWYEPEWWKFGDEKSYFRHAAGSLVIISKNLAQYININSASLKTYAYDDTSLGSWMMGVQATYIDDIRLCCSSISQDKVCSLA, encoded by the exons ATGGATACACTGCCAACGACGTCGTCTAAGAGCGAACGGAGAAGTGGTAGATCGAAGGCTGCTCAGACCTCTAAGTCTTCTCTCGTCATGGCTTTCTTTTCTTGCGTCGCTTGGCTTTACGTTGCCGgcag GTTGTGGCAGGATGCAGAGAATCGCAATTTGCTTGCTACACTTTTAAAGAAGAATTCAGCACAg AGGTCCAAGGTTATTACTGTGGAAGATAAGCTAATGATTCTAGGGTGCAA GGATCTGGAGAGGAGGATTGTGGAAGCTGAGATGGATTTGACATTGGCAAAGAGCCAAGGGTTCCTAAAAGGCCAGTCGCAGAAAAGTGGCTCTTCTGATCCTAAGCTTCTTGCTGTTATTGGTGTCTACACTGGATTTGGAAGCAAATTGAGAAGAAATGTTGCCCGAGGGTCTTGGATGCCCAGAG GCGATGCTTTGAAAAAACTTGAAGAAAGAGGAGTGGTCATACGTTTTGTAATTGGTCGGAG CGCTAATCGAGGTGATAGCTTAGATCGCAATATTGATGAAGAAAATCGCTCAACAAAGGATTTCTTGATTCTT GAAGGTCATGAGGAAGCTCAAGAAGAGTTGCCTAAGAAAGCAAAAATCTTCTTTAGTACTGCAGTTCAAAACTGGGATGCTGACTTTTATGTCAAAGTTGATGACAGTATTGACATTGATCTGG AGGGATTAATTGACCTTCTTAACCGCCGCCGCGATCAGGATGGGGCATATATTGGATGCATGAAATCTGGAGAAGTGATATCAGAAGA GGGCAAGGCATGGTACGAGCCTGAATGGTGGAAATTTGGGGATGAAAAGTC GTATTTTCGACATGCAGCTGGTTCACTTGttataatttcaaagaatttggcgcAGTATATTAACATAAACAG TGCATCTTTGAAGACTTATGCCTATGACGATACATCGTTGGGATCTTGGATGATGGGTGTCCAAGCAACCTATATAGACGATATTCGCCTTTGCTGCAGTAGCATCAGTCAAG ATAAGGTTTGTTCCTTGGCATGA
- the LOC107605377 gene encoding thiamine-repressible mitochondrial transport protein THI74 isoform X1 — MGWRYKAGLFLIATVVIIWVTSAEVTQDIFTDYKQPFAVTYLGASLMVVYLPVAFIKDWLCNLFKRRSSKGGKNEATMDMDSDSGNSSPVKGNGVQKNFELELGNVSRKDSDLDLSALSETKPLVARYNDPNVLKVDRPLTAKEVATYGFYIAPIWFITEYLSNAALARTSVASTTVLSSTSGLFTLFIGVLLGQDTLNVAKVVAVLVSMAGVAMTTMGKTWAADDTELGSSNGKRSLVGDLFGLLSAMSYGLFTVLLKKVSGEEGERVDVQKLFGYIGLFTLVALWWLIWPLSALGIEPKFSIPHSAKVDEVVLANGFVGSVLSDYFWALCVVWTTPLVATLGMSLTIPLAMLADMVIHGRHYSALYILGSIQVFVGFVLANLSDWMTKRLPVLIRNLINSWLYYHPKKKNVALQERF, encoded by the exons ATGGGTTGGAGATACAAAGCTGGGTTGTTTCTTATAGCAACGGTTGTTATTATATGGGTTACCTCCGCTGAAGTTACCCAG GATATTTTTACAGACTATAAGCAGCCATTTGCAGTGACGTATCTCGGAGCTTCTCTTATGGTAGTGTACCTACCGGTCGCATTCATTAAGGACTGGTTATGTAACTTATTTAAACGCCGTTCCTCAAAAGGTGGAAAAAATGAAGCAACCATGGATATGGATTCGGATTCGGGCAATAGCTCTCCTGTCAAAGGCAATGGAGTGCAGAAAAACTTCGAACTGGAACTGGGGAATGTTAGTCGAAAAGATAGTGACTTAGACCTTTCAGCTCTCTCAGAAACAAAGCCATTGGTGGCAAGATATAATGATCCTAATGTGCTAAAGGTTGATAGACCTCTTACTGCAAAAGAAGTTGCTACATATGGATTTTACATTGCTCCTATCTGGTTTATAACAGAG TATCTATCAAATGCTGCCCTTGCACGTACAAGTGTTGCTAGTACGACGGTATTATCATCTACCTCAGGACTCTTCACTCTTTTTATCGGTGTGCTTTTGGGCCAAGACACTTTAAATGTAGCAAAAGTAGTTGCTGTCTTAGTCAGTATGGCCGGGGTAGCTATGACAACTATGGGGAAAACATGGGCTGCAGATGATACCGAATTAGGTTCTTC CAATGGAAAGCGCTCTCTTGTGGGAGATCTTTTTGGCCTTCTCTCAGCTATGTCATATGGTCTATTCACAG TTCTTCTTAAGAAGGTTTCCGGCGAAGAAGGGGAAAGGGTTGATGTGCAAAAGCTGTTTGGATACATTGGATTGTTTACACTTGTAGCACTATGGTGGCTTA TTTGGCCTTTGTCAGCCTTAGGAATTGAACCTAAGTTCTCAATTCCTCACTCTGCAAAAGTGGATGAAGTTGTTCTTGCTAACGGATTCGTCGGAAGTGTTCTCTCGGACTATTTCTG GGCACTTTGTGTTGTATGGACTACCCCCCTCGTGGCGACTTTGGGCATGTCACTCACCATTCCTCTTGCCATGTTGGCCGACATGGTGATCCATGGTCGGCATTATTCAGCATTGTACATCCTTGGCTCAATTCAG GTATTTGTAGGGTTTGTGCTTGCTAATctttcagattggatgaccaagAG GTTGCCAGTTCTCATACGAAATTTAATAAATTCGTGGCTTTATTACCATCCCAAAAAGAAAAATGTGGCATTACAGGAGCGGTTCTGA
- the LOC107647650 gene encoding uncharacterized protein LOC107647650, protein MTSDWSFTQGDPKEDPSNEFVDGQQFGSKEEVMLAVKQYSIRRAMKYKIVESDHWRYNARCIQFGPGCNWSILISYCRKQERWEVRRYTRPHTCMQTSMGQDHRRLDLKVIAQHIFTMVKADPAISIRVLQGGVENHFGYKASYRKVWLAKQRVIARIYGDWEESYKELPRWLFAMQMYLPVTQSWPASTDTVMFHRVFWTFLPYVEAFKHCKPFISIDGTHLYGKYGGTLLMAIAQDGNTNILPIAFAVVEGETKEPWSFFLSYLREHVTPQPGVLVISDRHKSIDGAPNAEGSL, encoded by the exons ATGACATCGGATTGGTCGTTTACCCAAGGAGATCCTAAAGAAGACCCAAGCAACGAGTTTGTGGATGGACAACAATTTGGGAGCAAGGAAGAAGTCATGTTAGCAGTTAAGCAGTACAGCATCAGGAGGGCTATGAAGTACAAAATAGTAGAGAGTGACCATTGGAGGTACAATGCAAGATGTATCCAATTCGGACCCGGTTGTAATTGGAGCATACTTATATCATATTGCCGAAAGCAAGAAAGGTGGGAGGTTAGGAGATACACTAGGCCTCATACTTGCATGCAAACTTCGATGGGGCAAGATCATCGTAGGTTGGATTTGAAGGTCATTGCACAACATATTTTCACGATGGTCAAGGCCGATCCAGCAATCAGCATCAGGGTTCTACAAGGAGGTGTAGAAAATCATTTTGGTTACAAGGCGTCATACAGAAAGGTTTGGCTTGCAAAACAGAGAGTCATCGCTAGAATATATGGCGATTGGGAAGAGTCGTACAAAGAGCTTCCTCGTTGGTTATTCGCTATGCAGATGTACTTGCCAG TGACACAGTCGTGGCCTGCCTCCACCGACACTGTGATGTTTCATCGGGTCTTTTGGACGTTTCTACCGTATGTTGAGGcattcaagcattgcaagccatTTATCTCTATTGATGGCACCCACCTATATGGTAAATACGGTGGAACTTTGCTTATGGCCATAGCGCAAGACGGCAATACAAACATTCTGCCCATTGCATTCGCAGTTGTTGAGGGTGAGACAAAGGAGCCGTGGTCGTTCTTTCTTTCGTACTTACGGGAGCATGTTACACCACAACCAGgggtgttagtgatttcagacagACACAAGTCCATTGATGGAGCACCGAATGCTGAAGGGAGTTTATGA
- the LOC107605377 gene encoding thiamine-repressible mitochondrial transport protein THI74 isoform X2 — translation MGWRYKAGLFLIATVVIIWVTSAEVTQDIFTDYKQPFAVTYLGASLMVVYLPVAFIKDWLCNLFKRRSSKGGKNEATMDMDSDSGNSSPVKGNGVQKNFELELGNVSRKDSDLDLSALSETKPLVARYNDPNVLKVDRPLTAKEVATYGFYIAPIWFITEYLSNAALARTSVASTTVLSSTSGLFTLFIGVLLGQDTLNVAKVVAVLVSMAGVAMTTMGKTWAADDTELGSSNGKRSLVGDLFGLLSAMSYGLFTVLLKKVSGEEGERVDVQKLFGYIGLFTLVALWWLIWPLSALGIEPKFSIPHSAKVDEVVLANGFVGSVLSDYFWALCVVWTTPLVATLGMSLTIPLAMLADMVIHGRHYSALYILGSIQVFVGFVLANLSDWMTKRLGL, via the exons ATGGGTTGGAGATACAAAGCTGGGTTGTTTCTTATAGCAACGGTTGTTATTATATGGGTTACCTCCGCTGAAGTTACCCAG GATATTTTTACAGACTATAAGCAGCCATTTGCAGTGACGTATCTCGGAGCTTCTCTTATGGTAGTGTACCTACCGGTCGCATTCATTAAGGACTGGTTATGTAACTTATTTAAACGCCGTTCCTCAAAAGGTGGAAAAAATGAAGCAACCATGGATATGGATTCGGATTCGGGCAATAGCTCTCCTGTCAAAGGCAATGGAGTGCAGAAAAACTTCGAACTGGAACTGGGGAATGTTAGTCGAAAAGATAGTGACTTAGACCTTTCAGCTCTCTCAGAAACAAAGCCATTGGTGGCAAGATATAATGATCCTAATGTGCTAAAGGTTGATAGACCTCTTACTGCAAAAGAAGTTGCTACATATGGATTTTACATTGCTCCTATCTGGTTTATAACAGAG TATCTATCAAATGCTGCCCTTGCACGTACAAGTGTTGCTAGTACGACGGTATTATCATCTACCTCAGGACTCTTCACTCTTTTTATCGGTGTGCTTTTGGGCCAAGACACTTTAAATGTAGCAAAAGTAGTTGCTGTCTTAGTCAGTATGGCCGGGGTAGCTATGACAACTATGGGGAAAACATGGGCTGCAGATGATACCGAATTAGGTTCTTC CAATGGAAAGCGCTCTCTTGTGGGAGATCTTTTTGGCCTTCTCTCAGCTATGTCATATGGTCTATTCACAG TTCTTCTTAAGAAGGTTTCCGGCGAAGAAGGGGAAAGGGTTGATGTGCAAAAGCTGTTTGGATACATTGGATTGTTTACACTTGTAGCACTATGGTGGCTTA TTTGGCCTTTGTCAGCCTTAGGAATTGAACCTAAGTTCTCAATTCCTCACTCTGCAAAAGTGGATGAAGTTGTTCTTGCTAACGGATTCGTCGGAAGTGTTCTCTCGGACTATTTCTG GGCACTTTGTGTTGTATGGACTACCCCCCTCGTGGCGACTTTGGGCATGTCACTCACCATTCCTCTTGCCATGTTGGCCGACATGGTGATCCATGGTCGGCATTATTCAGCATTGTACATCCTTGGCTCAATTCAG GTATTTGTAGGGTTTGTGCTTGCTAATctttcagattggatgaccaagAGGTTGGGACTATag
- the LOC107647649 gene encoding protein MAIN-LIKE 1-like: MEQQLLGYEHEMYRLDQTEHIAGRLDRVDVAYQLELRIDGDPVNGCIGGWEQHHQGRTIEELCEQILGVVLDPEDRQSRTKWTVKLTWFHNTVYGELEQDATEEQLKRYTRGYIMQLIGSILFPDASDSRVHIRWLPLLEDIDACGRLSWGLAVLAWLYRQMCRATKHGQRNMGGCVSLMLSWAYHRIPLVRPDGFDARRFPLVERWVQYRPDNATGDRMLRQYRHTLNGIGMLNVSY; the protein is encoded by the exons ATGGAGCAGCAGTTATTGGGTTATGAGCATGAGATGTATAGATTGGATCAGACTGAGCACATTGCCGGGAGGCTTGATCGAGTG GACGTTGCATATCAGTTGGAACTCAGGATTGATGGTGATCCTGTGAATGGATGCATCGGTGGGTGGGAGCAGCACCACCAGGGACGGACCATTGAGGAGTTATGTGAGCAGATACTGGGTGTTGTTCTTGACCCAGAGGACAGACAGTCACGGACGAAGTGGACTGTCAAGCTCACTTGGTTCCACAACACGGTTTATGGAGAGCTAGAGCAGGATGCCACAGAGGAGCAGCTGAAGAGGTATACGAGAGGATACATCATGCAGTTGATAGGCAGTATCCTCTTCCCCGATGCATCTGACTCTCGGGTGCATATCAGGTGGCTTCCCCTGCTGGAGGACATTGATGCATGTGGTAGGTTGTCGTGGGGTTTGGCTGTGCTGGCATGGCTGTATCGCCAGATGTGCCGGGCCACAAAGCATGGTCAGCGCAACATGGGAGGATGCGTCAGCTTGATGCTTTCTTGGGCCTACCACCGTATTCCGTTGGTACGACCTGATGGGTTTGATGCTCGTCGCTTTCCCCTGGTCGAGAG GTGGGTTCAGTACCGGCCGGACAATGCCACAGGCGACCGCATGTTGAGGCAGTACAGGCATACGCTGAACGGGATTGGGATGCTGAATGTGAGTTATTAA